The following nucleotide sequence is from Mesobacillus jeotgali.
AGAAATCGATGGCGAGCATTCTTTGAAAGAATCTTCATTATACGACCAGACTTTAGAAGAAATCATGCTGTTGGATGAAGCAGGAAATGAATTTTCAAAAGATCGTATTGCCGATGGAACTTTGACACCGGTATTTTTTGGAAGCGCCTTGACGACTTTTGGCGTACAGACCTTCCTTGATTCCTATCTGCAATTTGCACCTGAGCCACAGCCAAGGAATTCCACAGCAGGAGAAATTGATCCGCAATCTGAGGAGTTTTCTGGTTTTATCTTTAAGATCCAGGCAAACATGAACCCGGCTCACCGTGACCGAATCGCCTTCCTCCGCATTTGCTCAGGCAAATTTGAGCGCGGCATGACCGTCCAGCTTAGCCGTACAGGTAAATCAATGAAACTTGCACAGTCCACCCAGTTCATGGCTGATGACCGCAGTACGGTCGAAGAGGCTGTAGCAGGTGACATCATCGGGCTTTACGACCCGGGCACATACCAGATTGGAGATACCATTGTTTCTGGCAAGGAAGGCTATCAGTATGAAAAACTTCCACAATTCACCCCTGAACTTTTCGTCAGGGTATCTGCAAAGAATGTCATGAAGCAAAAGCATTTCCATAAAGGAATCCAGCAGCTTGTCCAGGAGGGAGCCATCCAGCTCTTCAAGACATTGAAGACGGAAGAATATCTTCTGGGAGCTGTTGGTCAGCTCCAATTCGAAGTATTCGAAGCAAGGATGCGCAACGAATATAATGTAGAGGTCCTGATGGAAAGACAAGGTTCCAAAATTGCCCGCTGGATCGAAGGCGACGATGTAAACGATAACCTGTCCAGCTCCAGGAGCCTGCTTGTCACTGACCGTTATGATAAAAAAGTATTCTTATTCGAGAATGAATTTGCCTTAAGGTGGTTCCAGGATAAGAATCCAGAAGTAAAACTTTATAATCCAATGGATGCATCATAATAAGTTGAGCCGGCAATGATCAATGCCGGCTCTTTTATATGTAGCTGGAATTTATAGAGATTAGAATTAGATGTTAATGAGGGGACTTCCAGAAAAAGCAGTACTTTTAAAGTATTATCTATTGACTTTTTCCAGAACAGGTACTATATTTATATTATTCTATAACGCTTTTATGCATAAAGCGTTTAAGTGTAAAAGTTGAATAGTTAGTGCCTTCAGTAATTAGTAGAATCCCCATGAGCAGCATAAAGAAACTGGATGGTTGCTGAAAATCCAGGCAATGGCTGATTTGAAATACACCTGTCAAAGAAAGGCACTGTCAATGAAGTGGGCAAATATGATTGTTTGCCAATTAGGGTGGTACCGCGGAGCTCCTTCGTCCCTAGACGGACAGGAGCTTTTTGTATTTTACTACTAATTGGGGGAATCATCATGTTAAACCAAAACCAATCTATCACGTTGAAAACTTCTGAAGCTGCTGCAGTTATATTATTGCTTCTGACGGGAATCGGTTATGGCATGATAAAACTTGAACTAATGCCGCATATTCCGGTCCTGACAGGGGTCGGGGCATTGATCATTTTTGGATTGTTGAAAAAAATAAAGATGGCTGAGCTTGAACAAAGTATGGTTGAAGGTGCCAAAGCGGGCCTTGGAGCTGTGATGATTTTTTTCTTTATCGGAATGCTGGTCAGCAGCTGGATTGCTGCGGGGACCATTCCTACTCTTATCTTTTTCGCATTTGAATTAGTGACAGGAAAGTGGTTTTATGCGATTGTCTTTATTGTTACATCTATTGTTGGGTTAAGTATAGGCAGTTCACTGACAACCTCAGCTGTGATCGGTGTTGCGTTCATCGCGGTTAGTGAAGCACTGGGATTCTCGTTGGCAATCACGGCCGGGGCGGTTGTTTCAGGGGCATTCCTGGGAGATAAAATGTCACCGCTCTCGGATACAACAGTTCTGGCTTCTTCTACTGTAAAAGTAGATCTGTTTGAGCATATTAAAAATATGTCCTGGACAACGATACCTGCGTTCTTCATTTCACTTGTCATGTTTGCCGCTTTGTCTCCAGAATTGAGTTCAGTTGACTTCGCAAAACTTGGCAGCTTGCAGAATACTCTCAAGGAGATGAATCTAGTACACTGGTACTCGATCATTCCTCTTGCTATCATTGCGATTCTTGCTGTGAAAAAAGTATCGTCTGTTTTGACACTTGGGGCAGGGACGCTCTCTGCGATGCTCATCAGTATGATGGTTGTCCCGCAAAAGGACTGGGGAACACTTCCGGGAATTTTATATTCCGGCTATGTTTCTGAGAGCGGAAACACGCAGCTGGATTCCCTATTGACTCGGGGAGGCATTGAGAGTATGTTCTTTTCAGTATCGCTTGTCCTCCTTGCTTTAAGCATGGGCGGATTGCTTTTCAAGCTTGGTGTTCTTCCTGCTCTATTGCGAGGACTTGAGAGCAGTCTGGAAAAGGTGCCCGTCCTTGTAGGATCAACAGCTTTATCTGCAGTCGGGATCAACTTTTTGATCGG
It contains:
- a CDS encoding Na+/H+ antiporter NhaC family protein produces the protein MLNQNQSITLKTSEAAAVILLLLTGIGYGMIKLELMPHIPVLTGVGALIIFGLLKKIKMAELEQSMVEGAKAGLGAVMIFFFIGMLVSSWIAAGTIPTLIFFAFELVTGKWFYAIVFIVTSIVGLSIGSSLTTSAVIGVAFIAVSEALGFSLAITAGAVVSGAFLGDKMSPLSDTTVLASSTVKVDLFEHIKNMSWTTIPAFFISLVMFAALSPELSSVDFAKLGSLQNTLKEMNLVHWYSIIPLAIIAILAVKKVSSVLTLGAGTLSAMLISMMVVPQKDWGTLPGILYSGYVSESGNTQLDSLLTRGGIESMFFSVSLVLLALSMGGLLFKLGVLPALLRGLESSLEKVPVLVGSTALSAVGINFLIGEQYLSILITGNTFAGHFEKAGLHPKNLSRVLEDAGTVLNPLVPWSVCGVFLSGVLGVSTMDYVPFAFFCLLSPVLTLAAGFTGITLSKSGKNAVA
- a CDS encoding peptide chain release factor 3 translates to MKKLKDEVQSRRTFAIISHPDAGKTTLTEKLLLFGGAIRDAGTVKAKKTGKFATSDWMEIEKQRGISVTSSVMQFDYDGFKVNILDTPGHQDFSEDTYRTLTAVDSAVMIIDSAKGIEDQTLKLFKVCRMRGIPIFTFINKLDRQGKAPLELLAELEEVLGIESYPMNWPIGMGKEFLGIYDRFNNRIEQFRVDEDKRFVTLNEEGEIDGEHSLKESSLYDQTLEEIMLLDEAGNEFSKDRIADGTLTPVFFGSALTTFGVQTFLDSYLQFAPEPQPRNSTAGEIDPQSEEFSGFIFKIQANMNPAHRDRIAFLRICSGKFERGMTVQLSRTGKSMKLAQSTQFMADDRSTVEEAVAGDIIGLYDPGTYQIGDTIVSGKEGYQYEKLPQFTPELFVRVSAKNVMKQKHFHKGIQQLVQEGAIQLFKTLKTEEYLLGAVGQLQFEVFEARMRNEYNVEVLMERQGSKIARWIEGDDVNDNLSSSRSLLVTDRYDKKVFLFENEFALRWFQDKNPEVKLYNPMDAS